A single window of Treponema denticola ATCC 35405 DNA harbors:
- a CDS encoding RHS repeat domain-containing protein: MKLKPCIYSQPNYLTSRTAIEAEILFAVCLSKKQALTGGKSLACEDKCSKKIGAESAVFNFVFFVMLKNKIEQSAKTNSLLDSPTDMPFGNRWSRYKEPSKNKAEAYRVYVEHLFLRSDAGDARIFSKEVIHDGLGRISYTAKEGEVYIDGTNDQTQTGWNISSVINYDKAGRKSEEGMPFFYGGNLEQELVNKNSYQALESFYELNNFTTIRNGTKYEYDDIDRNILTTLPDGHTQKTEYSIDSSLQITKATDPKENISISKKDARGNIREVERLDKNNSLLTKARYEYSVLGEMLKAYDAKDNLLAVNYDMLGRRISLESKDTGKKEWIYDDKGRLYAETDSVLKNKAAEIRYEYDGFDRIIKTDYPFSQDIEYKYGAPGQKGAGQVVYKKDETGETHYSYGNLNEVIKETRTINRYGAGTNPETASFEYRSDYLGRMQSMKYPDGETITYTYDKGGQLKGVSGAKTTNKGSIKYSYVDKILYDEHAQRVYIKYGNGVETRYKYDEKRRWLDTIETKNNQTQDIFQKIKYSFDPVGNVRGYNNDATTYETQQTYSYDNLYQLISVEGTSNQYKGKKSFGATPVSIAKYKQTFSFDNIGNMTNKLSTTNIPGSQGNSYPKAELDYSLDYEYDPAYAHRLIHAGTRYYRYDANGNITAEKDGPFTDEEEFTFTYSYFENEDVYGTDYGFGLDAPKETEQTNPQDLFAYRRNYTWNERNLLTKSSDRNFTVHYRYGDDGQRALKYTDEGRSETLYFNNFFTIHIPTQDQNNPQGLRVHKHIFVGNSRLVTAMTHTDNSGDNEEQKAKRYYYHSDHLGSAQFVTDWKGRQYEHIEYTPYGELWIEEVAAGLDKLPFRFTGKELDEETGLYYYGARYLDPKYSRWLSGDPALGEYIPQAPVNDEAKKHNENLPGIGGVFNTVNLHVYHYAGNNPVKYVDPTGRTTEDGAEVTVIIYYNRKDQIAFKKAAETAAKSYSNQDNTYLIEVYTADEFKSQWSWLNVYFEVNNIEVDNMEIFCHGDAENLYFKGGNLSVSDVSFLDDFSFSKNAQMILHSCNSGSSDSGISQAFANKENITVSGQTGYANFSSAFEKFRFIFFASSIYLEAYNRTKNNPKGDGTRLPRRNYRKE; the protein is encoded by the coding sequence ATGAAACTAAAACCTTGTATTTATTCACAACCTAACTATCTCACTTCTCGGACAGCGATTGAAGCAGAAATCCTTTTTGCGGTGTGTTTAAGCAAAAAGCAAGCTCTGACCGGAGGGAAGAGCCTTGCCTGTGAAGACAAATGCAGCAAAAAGATTGGAGCGGAAAGCGCGGTGTTCAATTTTGTTTTCTTCGTAATGCTAAAAAACAAAATTGAGCAGTCCGCCAAAACAAACTCATTACTAGACAGCCCCACTGACATGCCTTTTGGAAATAGGTGGAGCAGATACAAGGAGCCTAGTAAAAATAAAGCGGAGGCGTATCGGGTATACGTCGAGCATTTATTTTTACGTAGCGACGCAGGAGATGCCCGCATATTTTCAAAAGAGGTAATTCACGACGGTCTGGGAAGAATAAGCTACACAGCCAAAGAAGGAGAAGTGTACATTGACGGAACGAATGATCAAACCCAAACGGGCTGGAACATCTCAAGTGTAATCAACTACGACAAGGCAGGACGAAAGAGTGAAGAAGGAATGCCCTTCTTTTACGGAGGGAACTTAGAACAAGAACTGGTAAATAAAAACTCTTATCAAGCCCTTGAATCTTTTTACGAACTAAATAATTTTACAACGATAAGAAACGGAACAAAATACGAATATGACGACATTGACCGAAATATCCTAACCACGCTTCCAGATGGCCACACACAAAAAACGGAATACTCGATAGACTCTTCTTTACAAATAACAAAGGCAACCGACCCGAAAGAAAACATAAGCATAAGCAAAAAAGATGCACGGGGAAACATACGGGAAGTAGAACGCTTAGATAAAAATAATAGCCTCCTTACAAAGGCAAGATACGAATATTCGGTGTTAGGAGAAATGCTAAAAGCCTACGATGCTAAAGACAACTTATTGGCGGTAAACTATGATATGTTAGGACGGCGAATAAGTTTAGAAAGCAAGGACACAGGCAAAAAAGAATGGATATATGATGATAAGGGCCGGCTTTACGCAGAAACGGACTCAGTATTAAAAAACAAAGCTGCCGAAATAAGATATGAATACGACGGCTTTGACCGCATAATAAAGACAGACTATCCTTTTAGCCAAGACATAGAATATAAATACGGAGCGCCGGGACAAAAAGGAGCAGGGCAAGTAGTCTACAAAAAAGATGAGACGGGAGAAACGCATTATAGTTACGGAAACTTAAACGAGGTAATAAAAGAAACAAGAACGATAAACCGCTATGGAGCGGGAACTAATCCTGAAACTGCAAGCTTTGAATACCGCTCGGACTACCTTGGCCGAATGCAGAGTATGAAATACCCTGACGGAGAAACCATAACCTACACCTACGATAAAGGCGGACAGCTCAAGGGAGTGAGCGGAGCAAAAACTACAAACAAGGGTAGTATAAAATACTCCTACGTCGATAAAATCCTATATGACGAACACGCACAAAGAGTATATATAAAGTATGGAAACGGCGTAGAAACACGGTACAAATATGATGAAAAACGAAGATGGCTTGATACAATAGAAACAAAGAATAACCAAACTCAGGATATCTTCCAAAAAATAAAGTACTCATTTGACCCTGTAGGAAACGTACGAGGTTATAATAACGACGCAACTACCTACGAAACACAACAAACATATTCTTATGACAACTTGTACCAACTGATAAGCGTAGAAGGAACAAGCAACCAATACAAGGGTAAAAAGAGCTTCGGAGCAACGCCGGTAAGTATTGCAAAATATAAACAAACCTTTAGCTTTGACAATATAGGCAACATGACCAATAAGCTAAGTACTACCAACATACCCGGTTCCCAAGGAAACTCGTATCCCAAAGCAGAACTTGATTACAGCCTCGACTACGAATACGATCCGGCTTACGCTCATCGACTAATCCATGCAGGCACCCGATACTACCGCTACGACGCGAACGGCAACATAACGGCAGAAAAAGACGGACCTTTTACGGATGAAGAAGAATTTACCTTTACCTACTCATATTTTGAAAATGAAGACGTCTACGGTACCGACTACGGCTTCGGCCTTGACGCTCCGAAAGAAACCGAGCAGACAAACCCGCAAGACCTCTTTGCTTACAGGCGTAACTACACATGGAATGAGCGTAACTTATTAACAAAATCAAGCGACCGCAACTTTACCGTACACTACCGCTACGGAGACGATGGACAGAGGGCACTTAAGTATACCGATGAGGGAAGAAGCGAAACCTTATACTTCAATAACTTTTTCACGATACATATCCCGACGCAAGATCAAAACAACCCGCAAGGCTTAAGGGTGCATAAACATATCTTTGTCGGTAACAGCCGCCTTGTAACGGCAATGACACATACCGATAACAGTGGAGACAACGAAGAACAAAAAGCAAAACGGTACTACTATCATTCAGATCACCTCGGCAGTGCACAGTTCGTAACAGACTGGAAAGGTAGGCAGTATGAACATATAGAGTATACACCCTACGGAGAACTATGGATAGAGGAAGTTGCCGCAGGGCTGGATAAACTGCCCTTTAGGTTTACGGGAAAAGAGCTTGACGAGGAGACGGGACTGTACTACTACGGTGCGAGGTATCTTGATCCGAAGTATTCAAGGTGGTTAAGCGGGGATCCGGCATTAGGTGAGTATATACCGCAAGCGCCGGTAAATGACGAAGCCAAAAAGCACAACGAGAACTTACCCGGAATAGGCGGAGTGTTTAATACCGTAAATCTTCACGTTTATCATTATGCGGGGAATAATCCGGTAAAGTATGTGGACCCAACAGGCCGTACGACAGAAGATGGTGCTGAAGTTACTGTTATAATTTATTACAATAGAAAAGATCAAATAGCTTTTAAAAAAGCTGCTGAAACCGCAGCTAAGTCTTATTCAAATCAAGATAATACCTATTTGATTGAGGTTTATACTGCCGATGAGTTTAAATCTCAATGGAGTTGGCTGAATGTTTATTTTGAAGTAAATAATATAGAAGTTGACAATATGGAGATTTTTTGTCATGGAGATGCTGAGAATTTATACTTTAAAGGAGGTAATTTATCTGTCAGTGATGTAAGTTTTTTAGATGATTTTTCTTTTTCAAAAAATGCTCAAATGATACTACATTCCTGTAACAGTGGGTCTTCTGATTCTGGAATATCACAAGCTTTTGCAAATAAGGAAAATATTACAGTATCTGGACAAACCGGATATGCTAACTTTTCCTCTGCATTTGAAAAATTTAGATTTATTTTTTTTGCTTCTTCAATTTATTTGGAAGCTTATAACAGAACAAAAAATAATCCTAAGGGAGATGGTACAAGACTTCCAAGAAGGAATTATCGAAAGGAATAA
- a CDS encoding RHS repeat domain-containing protein → MEIGGADTRSLVKIKRRRIGYTSSSFYVATQEVPAISKEMTHTDNQGDNEEQKAKRYYYHSDHLGSAQFVTDWKGRQYENIEYTPYGELWTYKSKTAMLFLTTYNNFLAKQPSGLIEEVAAGLDKLPFRFTGKELDEETGLYYYGARYLDPKYSRWLSGDPALNDYMAGSSVGKGGIYNTVNFNVYHYGGNNPIKYIDPTGMYTEDEIENFKKSSAKKQLEFLKNEYDSVKVSPSNQLRGEKSKEMRTLKDSMKLDGLFKADETFMNETLHDFLNLKEDGTMNYSLDELMNPNSGWSEVSSIESQYHQTNAEKPNLNAKFIHQDGREVVINSKEMVVLDYPDKGTFNYVNGSIINPLTWRGHSLYDIKPYEKLITHNVLITSNKSYWFGYNTSCWIKNK, encoded by the coding sequence TTGGAAATAGGTGGAGCAGATACAAGGAGCCTAGTAAAAATAAAGCGGAGGCGTATCGGGTATACGTCGAGCTCATTTTACGTAGCGACGCAGGAGGTGCCCGCCATTTCAAAAGAAATGACGCACACCGATAACCAAGGCGACAACGAAGAACAAAAAGCAAAGCGGTATTACTACCATAGTGACCACTTAGGCAGTGCACAGTTTGTAACCGACTGGAAAGGCAGACAGTACGAGAACATTGAATACACACCGTACGGAGAACTGTGGACTTACAAGTCAAAAACTGCTATGCTGTTTTTGACGACGTATAATAATTTCCTTGCAAAGCAGCCCTCAGGGCTGATTGAAGAAGTTGCTGCAGGGCTGGATAAGTTACCGTTCAGATTTACGGGAAAGGAGCTGGATGAGGAGACAGGACTGTATTATTATGGAGCTAGATACCTTGATCCGAAATATTCAAGGTGGCTGAGTGGAGACCCGGCGCTAAATGATTACATGGCAGGCTCTTCTGTTGGTAAAGGCGGTATATATAATACTGTCAACTTTAATGTATACCATTATGGCGGAAATAACCCGATTAAGTATATAGATCCTACGGGAATGTATACAGAAGATGAAATTGAAAATTTTAAAAAAAGCTCTGCTAAAAAACAGCTTGAGTTCTTAAAAAACGAATATGATAGTGTGAAAGTATCTCCTTCAAATCAATTGAGAGGGGAAAAATCCAAAGAAATGAGAACGTTGAAGGATTCAATGAAGCTTGACGGATTATTTAAGGCTGATGAGACTTTTATGAATGAAACATTACATGACTTTTTAAATCTTAAAGAAGATGGAACGATGAATTATAGTCTTGATGAATTAATGAATCCAAATTCTGGATGGTCAGAAGTGTCTAGTATCGAATCCCAATATCATCAAACTAATGCAGAAAAACCGAATTTAAATGCAAAATTTATTCATCAAGATGGGCGGGAAGTGGTTATAAATTCAAAAGAAATGGTCGTATTGGATTATCCTGACAAAGGAACATTTAATTATGTAAACGGATCAATAATTAATCCGCTTACATGGCGGGGGCACTCATTATACGATATAAAACCATACGAAAAATTGATAACGCATAATGTTCTTATTACTAGTAACAAATCTTATTGGTTTGGTTATAATACTAGCTGTTGGATAAAGAATAAATGA